The DNA sequence CGGCGGGACGCGCCGTCGATCTACGGCCCGGCGCCGGCCCCCGGCGAGCATGACGGCGGCTTCGAGCTGTCCGAGCAGGTGTCGTTCGCGGATGCGTTGGACAGATGGCGGGCTGAGGTCGACGCGGCGCACACCATCTGTGCGGATCACGAACTCGACGACGTGGTTCCGTTCATGGGCACCGAGGTCTCCGCGCGCTGGATCTACCTCCACATGATCGGTGAGTACGCACGACACAACGGTCACGCCGACATCCTGCGTGAGCGTCTCGACGGTGCGACCGGGCTCTGACCGACGGGTTCAGCGCCGCGGGACTGGCGCAGGCTCGAGGAAGTCGAGCAGGCCACCGCGCCGGGGGCGGGCTGACATCCACCCACGCTGATTTCACTACGGGGCACAGACACCCTCGGTAGGGTTCGCAGCATGGCGGTGGACGGTGCGGCGTTGGCCGCGGGCGCAATTCGCTTGGCGTCGGGGGTGTCGTTCCTCGTCGATCCGCTGCGTGCGAACCGGTGGTGGGGCGACCCAGACGAACCGCCGCCCACGGCGCGGCTGCTGCTGCGATCGATGGGCTACCGCGACGCGTTGATCGGCGCCATGTTGCTCTCGAGCGCGCTGCGCGGACGTGACACGCGCGGCTGGTTTCTGGCTTCGGGCGGTGCGGATGCGTCGGACCTGCTGGGCGGGTGGAGTGTGCACGACCAGATGAGGCCCTCGCAGAAACTCATCGGGCTCGGTGGCGCGGTCCTCGGGATCGGGGTGGGACTGTGGGGCGCGACCCGGCCGCGTGCCGCGCGATCCTCACCGGCGGGCGAGTAACCAGGCCTGTCCCTGTGTTTCGGCGCTCGCGATCACCTCGAGCGCACCGAACGCGTCGGTGAGTTCGCCGGCGTGAGCGCGAAACGGTCCCGGTGCGGCGCCGACCTCGCTCAACGCACTGACCGCGAGAAGGCCGCCGGGCGCAAGCCGCGAGACCAGAGCCACGTCCAGCCGTCGGTCGCGGAACATGCTGCACAACAGCACATCGACGAGCCCTCCGGGGGGCAGTCCGGCGTCGAGGTCCATGGCGTCGAAGCGACAGCGCGCGGCGACGCCGCAGCGACCGGCGAGGTCGCGTGCGGCTCGCACCGCGACGGGCGACACGTCGACGCCGTGGACCGTCATGCCGCGCAGCGCGAGCCAGACCGCGCCGGTGCCGCGGCCACATGCCACGTCGAGTGCGTTCCCGGCCCGCGGAAACACGTCGGCATACGGGCGGAAGGCCGCGGGCAGGTCGACGTCGGCCTTGTCGGGTGGCTCCCGGTCTGCATGGCGCTGGTCCCAGCGGACCCGGTCTTGCTCGGACATGTCTGCGCGTTCAGCCGACGATCCGGATCCGGATCGGCCCGTGCCAGTCGTCGTTCGGGTCGACGACGCTGCCGCGCTGTGTGATCTCGACGACGCCGGCGGCCGCGAGCCGCCGGGCGGTCGCACGGGTGTCGTCCATGAGCTCGCGCCACCGGTCCCCGCCGACACTGCGGGCCACGTCCGACGGGCAGGTGCTGCTGGTCCGCCCGCGATGGGTTGCCAGCGCCCTCATCGCAGCCTCGAGCCGCTCACGCATCGGGCCGTCGGACAGGGCGACCAGCGCATCCTCGGCCACGGTTCCAGGGGAGTCCGCGGCCCGGCGCAGCTCGGCACGCAATGTCTGGCTCACCGTTTCAGTAGACGCCATCGCACTGTTACGCGCATCACCGTTGGCCGGCGACGGGTTTACCCGATCGTGATTTGGGCTAGAACTCCGCACGTACGCACCCGACAGCGGGTCAGACCGAACCCAGGAATGGAGTTCACGACGATGAAGTTCACCAAGGTTCTCGCAAGCGCAGCTGTTCTGGGCGGCCTCACCGCAGGCGCCGTCGGCGGTATCGCCACCGCGACCGCCGAGCCCGCCCCGTGGCCGAACATGCCCGCCCAGCCTGCTCCTCCGATGCCGCCGCCGGGCCCCAACACCGGTGAGCCGCCGGCGTGGGCGCCGCCGATGCCGGTTCCGCCCGCTTGGGCCGCGGGTAACCCGCAGGTCTGGGACGAGGGCTGGCAGCACTGGGGCGTGTGGATGAACGGCGTGTTCATCCCGACCTACTGATTCTGCGGTTGACACGAGACCGGGGCGCGATCACCGATCGCGCCCCGGTTTCGTGTCGGTCAGACACCCAGCGTGCGCTGGATGTCCGGTTTCATCGCGACCAGCTGCGACCCCCAGTACCCCCAGCCGTGGGTGCCGTTGGCGGGGAAGTTGAACACCGCGTTGCTGCCGCCGGCGGCCAGGTATTGCGCCTGGAAGTTCTTGTTGCTGTCCAGTGTGATGGCCTCCAGCAGCTGTCCGGGCACGTCTCCGCCGCCGCCCAGCTCTCCGGGCCGGCCGGTTCCGCAGTACACCCAGACCCGGGTGCCGTTGGCCACCAGACGACCGACGTTCACCGTCGGATCGTTGCGGACCCACGCCGGGCCTCCGCCGGGGCCCCACATCGCGGTCGAACTGAAACCGCCCGCGTCCCGCATCGCAATGCTGACCAGCAGCGGCCACACGCCGTCGGACAGGTTGAGATAACCCGACAGCGACGCGGCGTATCGGAACTGGCCGGGGTGATAGGCGGCCAGGATCAGCGCCGCGCTGCCTGACATCGAGAGGCCGACGACCGCGTTGCCGGTCGGGGACACCCCTTTGTTCGCCGCGAGATAGGCCGGCAGCTCCGAGGTCAGGAACGTCTCCCACTGATAGGAGTAGGTCTGCCCGTTGCCCACCGCAGGGCTCTGCCAGTTGGTGTAGAAGCTCGACATGCCGCCGACCGGCATCACCACCGACAGACCGGACTCGAAGTAGTTCTCGAAGGCGGCGGTCTCGATGTCCCAGCCGCTGTTGTCGTCACGGGCACGCAGCCCGTCGAGCAGGTAGACCGCGTGCGGGCCACCGAACTGGAATTTGACCGGGATGTCTCGGCCCATCGCCGCCGACGGCACCATCAGTGTCTCGACCGGCAGCCCCGCGCGGGAGTACGCCCCCGCAGTGGCCGAGCCGCCCACGACGGAGATCAGACCGGGCAGCAGAAGCGCTGCCAGAGCGCCGGTGAGCAGCCGGCGCCACGAGTTGTACCAGAACGTCATTCGCAATTGTCATCCTCGTCAGGCGTGCCGTTGGCACGCCACTGGGAAAGGGAGCAGGTCCGGCCGCCGATCAAGGCCGCCGGGCGGGATGCCGACTGCTTCGCATCCATCGCATCGGTTACTTCGTCATGTGACGATTCGTCGTTACCGGTGTGCCGAAACTGCGGCCCGATAGCCTCCTGACCGTGAGCGACGAGCGCACCAAGGTCCTGATCATCGGCGGCGGATTCGGCGGATTGTTCTGCGCGCGACGGCTCGGCCGCGCCGATGTCGACGTGACCCTGCTCGACAAGTCGGCAGGCCACCTGTTCCAGCCGCTGCTGTACCAGTGCGCCACCGGCATGCTGAGCATCGGCCACATCAGCCGTCCGCTGCGGGAGGAGATGGCTCGCCACCGCAACGTCACGGTTCTTCTCGGCGAGGCCGTCGACCTGGATCCCGGCGCCCGCCGGGTGACCGTTCGCCGCCCCGACGGTTCGACGTTCCCGATCGGCTACGACGTGTTGGTCGTCGCGGCGGGTATGCAGCAGTCCTACTTCGGCAACGAACACTTCGCGCAATGGGCGCCCGGCATGAAGACCCTCGACGACGCGCTGTGCATCCGCCAGCGGCTGTTCGCCGCGTTCGAGATCGCAGAGACGCTGCCGCCGGGTCCCGACCGGGACGCCTGGCTGACCTTCGCCGTGTCGGGCGGCGGCCCGACAGGTGTCGAGCTGGCCGGACAGATCCGCGAGGTCGCAACCCGCACGTTGGCGCACGAGTTCCACAGCATCGACCCCGAAGACGCCCGCGTGCTGCTGTTCGACGGTGGGGACCGGGTGCTCAAGAGCTTCGCTCCGTCATTGTCGGCCAAGGCCACCGAGACGCTCACCTCGTTGGGCGTCCAGCTCCATCTCGGAGTGCATGTCACCGACGTCGACGGCGACGGGGTGACCGTCACCCCGAAGGGCGGCGGAACAGTGCAGCGGTACCGGGCTCGCACCGTGCTGTGGACCGCCGGGGTCGAGGCGGTGCCGTTCGCACACCACGTCGCCGCGGCCCTCGGGGCGAGCGCCGACCGTTGTGGACGGATCGCGGTCGAACCCGACCTGTCGGTACCCGGACACCCGGAGGTGTTCGTCATCGGGGACCTCGTCGGTCGCGACGGCCTTCCCGGCGTGGCCGAGAACGCCATGCAGGGTGGCCTGCACGCCGCCGCCTGCATCCGCGCTGACCTGATCGGTCGTCCCCGACGGCCTTACCGGTACCGCGACCTGGGGTCAGCGGCGTACATCAGCCGGGGCAACGCGCTGCTCCAGGTAGGGCCGATCAGGTTGGCGGGCTTGGCCGGCTGGCTGGCGTGGGGACTCATCCACATCGCGGTGCTGACCGGGGTGAGCAACCGCGTCAGTACCGTCGCCACCTGGCTGGCGACGATCGCGCGCGCCAGCCGCTACCACCGGGCCTTCATGCTCGAAGGCGACAGAGCGCAGAGCGGCCGCTTCACCTGGTCTCGCCCGGACGAGACCTCCTGAGCGCGGCACGCGCACCCCGATGAACGACGAGCGCACCGCGGGTCTACCGGGCGATAGATCGACAACCGAAAGGAGCCTTCGATGCTCATCGTCGCAGGACACCTCACCGTCGCAGCGACCCAGCGGGAGGCCTACCTGGCCGGCTGCGAGCGTGTCGTCGAACAGGCCCGCCGGATGCCCGGCTGCCTGGACTTCGCGATCAGCGCCGACCGGGTCGACCCGCAGCGGATCAACGTCTTCGAACGGTGGCGCAGCCGGACCGAACTCGAGGCCTTCCGCGGCGACGGGCCCGACGACGCTGCGAGCGGGGCGCTACTGGGGGCTGCTGTTGCCGAATACGACGTCGCTGCGGAGCGGTCGCTGACCGGAGCTGATCTTGAATGACGCCAGTACCGATTAATGTGGATGTCCGCACGGAAGTTCAGTCGTCGACGAGGGGACACATTTGGCGGGCGCTCATCCTGATCGCGCGGTGCTCGAAGCCGTCCTGGATCTGGCGGCCCGCGCACCCTCCCCACAGAACAGTCAACCGTGGCGGTGGCAGGTCGACGATGCAGGCCTGCATCTACACGCGGACTGGAGTCGCGCCGTCGCCGATTCCGGCGCCGGCCGGCGCGACGTCCTGATCAGCTGCGGCGCCGTACTGGACCACTGCGCCGTCGCGCTGGCCGCGGAAGGTTGGCGCCCTCATGTGCGCCGCTTTCCCATGCCGGACGACCCCGGACACATCGCCCTGTTCGACGTGATCGAACACCCCGCGCAGCCCGGTCATCGCGAGTTGGCCGCCGCGATCGGCAGCCGGCGTTCCGACCGACGCGAGTTTCCCGAAGCCCGGCTACCCGCGGGCACGCTGGAGTTGCTGAGCGTCCACGCGGCGCGTCGTGGCGTCGACTTCGCCGTCGTTCCGCGCACCCGGTGGGTGCGGGATGAGCACGGGCACGTCGCGCTTCGGTTCCCCGGTGGGGCCGTCGGCGGCCGGAACGCCAGTGCTGACGGTGCGCTGCTGCTCACGTTGGGCACCGCAGGTGACGACGAGATCGACCGGGTGCGTGCGGGTGAGACCCTGAGCCACCTGCTGCTGGCAGCCACCGCGCTGGGGTTGGCGAGCTGCGCCCTGACCGACCCGCTGCACGACGGACGGAATCGACTGGCCCTCGGCTGTGAAGTGTTCGACGGCGAGTCCTACCCTCAGGCCCTCATCCGTGTCGGCACGCCCCCCGACACCCCCCAGCCCCCGGGCGGGTCTGATCGTCGGACGCTGCAGCAAACCACCACGTGGGCCTCCAACTGACCGTTAAGGTGCCCGTACGGGGGCGGTATCGAACCCTGCACGAGTGACGAACGCATCGGCTTTCGAGCCCGAAACACGCCCCGTGCCGCTCCGCCCGGACGCCCACGATCGAAGGGGACGCCGTGAGCCAGCCGTCCGCGATGCCTGACGCCGAACGCACCTGGATGATCGACACCTTGCTGGCGCTGTTGCAGACACCGAGCCCCACGGGACGCACCGATGCGGTGATGCAGCTCATCGGCGAGGTGTTCGACGATCTGGGCGTTCCGTTCTCACTGACGAGGCGGGGTGCCCTGATCGCGGAACTGCCGGGGGAGTCGCCCTCGGTCGACCGCGCGATCGTGGTTCACGCCGACACGGTCGGCGCCATGGTCAGTCGACTCAAAGACAACGGGCGGCTGCAGCTGATCTCGGTGGGCACGTTCTCCGCGCGGTTCGCTGCGGGTGCGCGGGTGCGAATCCTGTGCGACGAGTCGACCGAGTTCATCACCGGAACGATTCTGCCGCTGAAGGCCAGCGGGCATGCTTTCGGCGACGCGGTCGACACCCAGCCGACCGATTGGGACCACATCGAGGTGCGCGTCGATCGCCGGGTCTCTTCACCCGACGATCTGCGTCAGCTGGGAATCCAGGTCGGCGACTTCGTCGCTCTGATGGCCGGCCCCGAGCTCACCCACGACGGCTTCGTCGTTTCCCGCCATCTCGACGACCAGGCCGGCGTCGCGGTGGCCCTCACCCTGGCCAAGCACGTCGCCGACCACGGTCCGAGATTGCCGCACCGGACTGCGGTGATGGTCACCATCGCCGAAGAAGTCGGATACGGAGCCAGCACCGGCCTGCCGGCCGGCATCGCCGAGATGATCACCGTGGACAACGCCGTCTGTGCCCCCGGCCTGCAGTCACGTGAAGACGCCGTCACCGTCTTGATGGCCGACCTGCACGGCCCCTACGACTACCACCTGTCCCGACAGCTGTGCCGACTGGCCGATGAGCACGGTATCCGCAGTGTCCGAGACGTTTTCCGGTTCTACCGATCTGACGCCGCCGCGGCCATCGAGGCGGGGGCCGGCACGCGCGCCGCACTGGTCGGTCCCGGCGTTGACG is a window from the Mycolicibacterium poriferae genome containing:
- a CDS encoding DinB family protein produces the protein MIAAMEIGERETPPFNGDERTTLAAWLNFQRHTLVLKCEGLDDTTLRTASAPPSSLTLQGLVQHLAEVERNWFQRVLGRRDAPSIYGPAPAPGEHDGGFELSEQVSFADALDRWRAEVDAAHTICADHELDDVVPFMGTEVSARWIYLHMIGEYARHNGHADILRERLDGATGL
- a CDS encoding DUF4267 domain-containing protein encodes the protein MAVDGAALAAGAIRLASGVSFLVDPLRANRWWGDPDEPPPTARLLLRSMGYRDALIGAMLLSSALRGRDTRGWFLASGGADASDLLGGWSVHDQMRPSQKLIGLGGAVLGIGVGLWGATRPRAARSSPAGE
- a CDS encoding class I SAM-dependent methyltransferase translates to MSEQDRVRWDQRHADREPPDKADVDLPAAFRPYADVFPRAGNALDVACGRGTGAVWLALRGMTVHGVDVSPVAVRAARDLAGRCGVAARCRFDAMDLDAGLPPGGLVDVLLCSMFRDRRLDVALVSRLAPGGLLAVSALSEVGAAPGPFRAHAGELTDAFGALEVIASAETQGQAWLLARR
- a CDS encoding DUF3253 domain-containing protein; translated protein: MSQTLRAELRRAADSPGTVAEDALVALSDGPMRERLEAAMRALATHRGRTSSTCPSDVARSVGGDRWRELMDDTRATARRLAAAGVVEITQRGSVVDPNDDWHGPIRIRIVG
- a CDS encoding alpha/beta hydrolase: MTFWYNSWRRLLTGALAALLLPGLISVVGGSATAGAYSRAGLPVETLMVPSAAMGRDIPVKFQFGGPHAVYLLDGLRARDDNSGWDIETAAFENYFESGLSVVMPVGGMSSFYTNWQSPAVGNGQTYSYQWETFLTSELPAYLAANKGVSPTGNAVVGLSMSGSAALILAAYHPGQFRYAASLSGYLNLSDGVWPLLVSIAMRDAGGFSSTAMWGPGGGPAWVRNDPTVNVGRLVANGTRVWVYCGTGRPGELGGGGDVPGQLLEAITLDSNKNFQAQYLAAGGSNAVFNFPANGTHGWGYWGSQLVAMKPDIQRTLGV
- a CDS encoding NAD(P)/FAD-dependent oxidoreductase, with amino-acid sequence MSDERTKVLIIGGGFGGLFCARRLGRADVDVTLLDKSAGHLFQPLLYQCATGMLSIGHISRPLREEMARHRNVTVLLGEAVDLDPGARRVTVRRPDGSTFPIGYDVLVVAAGMQQSYFGNEHFAQWAPGMKTLDDALCIRQRLFAAFEIAETLPPGPDRDAWLTFAVSGGGPTGVELAGQIREVATRTLAHEFHSIDPEDARVLLFDGGDRVLKSFAPSLSAKATETLTSLGVQLHLGVHVTDVDGDGVTVTPKGGGTVQRYRARTVLWTAGVEAVPFAHHVAAALGASADRCGRIAVEPDLSVPGHPEVFVIGDLVGRDGLPGVAENAMQGGLHAAACIRADLIGRPRRPYRYRDLGSAAYISRGNALLQVGPIRLAGLAGWLAWGLIHIAVLTGVSNRVSTVATWLATIARASRYHRAFMLEGDRAQSGRFTWSRPDETS
- a CDS encoding putative quinol monooxygenase codes for the protein MLIVAGHLTVAATQREAYLAGCERVVEQARRMPGCLDFAISADRVDPQRINVFERWRSRTELEAFRGDGPDDAASGALLGAAVAEYDVAAERSLTGADLE
- a CDS encoding nitroreductase — its product is MLEAVLDLAARAPSPQNSQPWRWQVDDAGLHLHADWSRAVADSGAGRRDVLISCGAVLDHCAVALAAEGWRPHVRRFPMPDDPGHIALFDVIEHPAQPGHRELAAAIGSRRSDRREFPEARLPAGTLELLSVHAARRGVDFAVVPRTRWVRDEHGHVALRFPGGAVGGRNASADGALLLTLGTAGDDEIDRVRAGETLSHLLLAATALGLASCALTDPLHDGRNRLALGCEVFDGESYPQALIRVGTPPDTPQPPGGSDRRTLQQTTTWASN
- a CDS encoding osmoprotectant NAGGN system M42 family peptidase, whose translation is MSQPSAMPDAERTWMIDTLLALLQTPSPTGRTDAVMQLIGEVFDDLGVPFSLTRRGALIAELPGESPSVDRAIVVHADTVGAMVSRLKDNGRLQLISVGTFSARFAAGARVRILCDESTEFITGTILPLKASGHAFGDAVDTQPTDWDHIEVRVDRRVSSPDDLRQLGIQVGDFVALMAGPELTHDGFVVSRHLDDQAGVAVALTLAKHVADHGPRLPHRTAVMVTIAEEVGYGASTGLPAGIAEMITVDNAVCAPGLQSREDAVTVLMADLHGPYDYHLSRQLCRLADEHGIRSVRDVFRFYRSDAAAAIEAGAGTRAALVGPGVDGSHGWERTHLDSLAATYALLREWLLTPLTFGDWDAHPSGELRDFPSSHQPAPSEQWVALSRGSDTEPGPASPGRSWPPGPDGTH